Genomic DNA from Magnolia sinica isolate HGM2019 chromosome 4, MsV1, whole genome shotgun sequence:
GAATATATTCTATGGGAATTTTCGAAAGGGAATATGCTCTATGTGGCTATGAACCCTTTATTACACAACCATTCATACAATGGATGGGTAGATGATCTGATGGGAACTAACCATTGCCTATGAAGATGGTAGGAGTCAAAAGGGCCACTTAAGCTATCTGATCAATGCAAATTTCAACTCCATGGTAGGGCACACAAGATCATCCCATCTATAAAAATTCTATGAGTATCATGAATTTTACAAAATGGCAACCACAAAATCTTtcgtacatgtggcacatgcatgagcTAACCAGGGCCATTTATCTGGATGGCCATCATGTGGATGTACTGACCCCAAAATAAAGGCAATCAAACTGCCATAGTTGTCTAACCAGTGGAGACCCTAATTGGACAATTAACACAATTTAAGCAAAAAACAGAGCAATAGTCAAGAGCTAACAACCAAAATATATATCAGTGGATACTACAAACTATCcacatatggcccaccagatcaacagtcaaAAACAAAGTCGGTAATTTCATTGAGTGGCCCACGTGTGCATTGATGTGGGCAGTGGACCAACCTGATCTTTTGGACCAGGGCACATGATGGTGAGAATCTTGCACATCTGGGTTGTGTCCCACCAAAAGTCcagatggaaaaaataaatacgaAAGATGAATGCCCGCATCCAAGGCAAGCACTGcatgatggacagcccacatCAGAGGTGGAGCCCATATgctggacaatccacatcaaaggtgggctctgcatgatggacagtggctattgaagatgggccccacatgatggatggccaacttccaaggtggaccctacataaTGGACTGCAAattaaaggtcagcccctaataatgacagcccacatcaaaggtgagccctgcatgatgaacaacccacatcaaatgttggccccacacgatggacagTAGATTCCATGGAGACCATACAGACTTGAGGGATAAAAAATTACAATGTTGAAAACCAAACATACTTTTCAATATGTTAtgtaccaaacatacttatctgctgaagaaatataaatttaaatgtgTTATGTACCAAacatacctcgtttcaacactggggtcttggtatcgattccctagtgggggtggctaacagtgaagtgtgaactgacagtgggtgtgctaacaagctaactggaaaaaaaaaaaaaaatgtaaaaattaaaattaaaaaaacaaaaaaaccaagAAAGCTACCTGTGACATAAGTAGCTTTTCTAaagtaacttactatccaaatgcccccttagtGATGACTAGGGCTCAACCAGTACGATATGCTACCTTCCATATCGACATTGTGATACCAAGGTTCTTTTGTTTATTTACCTAATTGGCTGGTACAAGTACAAAAGCACTGGGTATTTCATGCATGCATTTCAGCGAACCTGGCACCATTATCAGAACTGTTTATTCGTTTATTCGATAGGAATGGACCACCTGTAAATCCTGAGGATTAGAAGATAATTAACAATTCATACTAACCCATAATACACAAAGGGTTGTGATCTGCAAATCTGGGAGATTCACAGGGTATCCACCATCCATGACCATGCCCATCACGCAACCAGTTTGATCAATGGTCATGGGCTCCACATGCAAAAATGGTTGCGCACTGGGAAACTATACAAATAGTGATGTGCAGGCTGCCCATAATTCCTAGATGCCAAAACAACTTGGAAGCACTTTCTTTGTGCATTTCGTTCTGGAATTAATATGCATCAGACCCTTTTATCCATTAGACTATTGAAGGACAGAAATCCGACCTAATATGGATTTTCCGGAATCTGAAAATCACTTCAACAAAACCCTCTTCAAATATTCCCAGGCAAAAGTGCatctagggcatgtttggatgttaCTAATATGCAAACAAAATGGACGTTGTGCTCGTTTCTATTTAAAGAATCAAGCTCACATTTTGGAGCAGGTTGGATTGACCTTCTCCATTCCCCCAAACAGGGTTTCCGAAACAAAGCTGTTTTCACTTTTAAGTAAGCACCGTTTAATTCCCGCCCTTCCCCTAACAGCGCCTAATTTCGCAGGTCGATGCAGCTTAGGCTCCCAACTTGTGCAAGTTCCTGCAAAATCCTAATCTAACAAGAACAAATCAATGCCAACAAACTCTCTCTTCAATTCATCACCTGTCTCCATCCGAGACTAAAATGTATATGCTTTTCTCTTTGAAGTTTTTACAGCTAGTACGATCTACCATGTCAGTCTTGAATAGCACAGCTGGTCATGGACACCTACTCTCCTAGGTATGACCCGGGTCTCCATGGGCTTCTGACAAGAAGCCTGGatcgaaaataataataataataataataataacaacaacaacagtgAGAACCAGAAAAATCATATCATTTGTCCAATGGGTGATGTTGCCAAAGAATAATTTTGTAGTGCTGGTTTGGATCCACAGCATCTTGCTTTAAATCTGAAAGCTCAGTAAACATGAGAACAAGGACTGTTTGCATGGTTCCCTTGCTTCCAGACACCCCATCTTCAAGCACCAAACACAAACACACCATGTGCCAATGCAGGAACAGGATGTTCATCGGGTAGTAGATGAGGCGTCCTGTTCCAGAAAACAGGTCAGCTCACTCATCAGGTGAGCAACACATGCACTGTGTAGCCTGTTGGTAATCATTCTTCTAATTGTCTACTTCTTCATaaatgtgcagcccacatgatATGTATACTAGCAGGATTTTTGGGCAAAAGGGAACACTCAAAcggtggaccacctgatgaatatTCCACACCCCACATCGGCAGGTGCTGTCAACACGTGTTTGGCACGGGAAGATGGGTGTCTAGAGATAGCATTCCTCTTCCAATTACAAGaacacaaaaaattaaaaaaaaataaaaaataaaaaataaatcagaattCCATTAGTTCAAGAAATACCTCTTTCTTAGACCATGTAAGATAGACCACTTGCAGTCTGGAGATGATTGGAAACTTCCCACTGCTTTACTCATGCACATGAACTGTGCGGGTAGGTATATCGCTATGCCGATCAGAGTAAAATGAGATACATCGATACACTGAGCTTGAGAACATTTTCTTCTCCATTGCAAGTCAAGACCAGCATGAAAAGAGTTGCCTTGTCATTTCAGTCACCACTAGGTAGTCCCTTCCATCAAACTGAACATTTTTGTCCTAAAGAAGAAGATGGAGCGAGTATAGACTCCCGTTGCAGCTATTATGGACACCCCAACGTAGATGCTCACAGTTGCAGTGCAAACGTACAGGTACCTGTAAGAGCAAGGACTCCATCTGCATTACTAGATCTTACTAGACTAAGAAACATTTATGCACGCGAGGTATCTAAATAACACTTCCATGCAGATTTTTCATAACAGCTTAATGTTTGAAGAAAGAAGGTTTTGAAAAATTAAGGAGAATTATATCATCATTGAGCCGAGGCTAGGCAGTGTACTCAGGTTTTTCAGCTTGTAAAGGTGGGCTCCGTGGTTCAATGATCTAGACCCTTGGCATGGCATGAACCACAGTGGATGGACCATAGCTAGAAAGCTACTTGACAGGACAATTCTGACCTTTCACTTTTTGGGCTGCAAGTAGGCAACACAAAAACTGCAATAAGTAGTGCACACACACTGAAAGAAGGCCCCAGACTGATGgctatcttccaatctgggaaatCTTTAGGCATGGTCCGGACATGGTGGGTTGCATCAGACTAACGGCTGGATCATGGAACCGTGTGACCCACTTGTACAAGATGAAAAAACTGATTATACAGTGCATATCCTCAGCTCAACGATGATATAATCCCCCTATGAATAATTTGGTAAAACCAAGCATTTTGCTCAACCAAGGCATGCTGGACGGTTGATATAGTATATAAACAGTAATTTAGAACAAATGCTTTTTCTTACTTTGGCGAGAACACACTCCAAACAAACAGATGGTTCCTCATAAGCAACAATATGATGGTGAATGCAGTCAACACAACCGAGTTCAAGCCCAGGGGCAGAAGACAAGGAATCCCAACCATCATCCGGAGATGACAACCCAAATCTTCATTCCGTGACGCTCGTAGATATTTCATCTCCGTCATGGGTATGTACATTGTCATAGCAAGAAGAAACAACAGAGGAGATGCGTAAGTAATCATGAATACCAAGACACCAGCAAGTACCGTAGAACGACTAGAGATGCCCTGGTAACCAATAACAACATGGTAAGCAGAGATGGCATATTACTATAATCCAAATGATAACGACAAAAACTATGAACATCTTTGGTATGGAAGTGTTGGTCATCTAAGTTTGAAGATTACTATGAATGCTCCAGCAACGTCAACAGTAGCTAAGGTGTTGCTGTTGCCTAGTCCAAAATGACCTGCCATTCCCAAAAAGTACATGGCGGCaacctgaaaaaagaaaaataaaatgtgtTGACCCTTGGAAATGCAGCAACTAAATCTGTGGGAAACATGAGAGTGCAGAAAATGAAGCAGAGGATACGCAACTAATTCTCTACTAAGTTTAATTCCGGCACATCAATGGAAAAGCATATGATCCAACGCATGACTACATGGATATTGGTTACAATGCGTATGACAGATACAATCTccgtcctttttctttttccttttcttttattcttttaaaaaaaaaaaaaaaaaaacgaagtaacaTATTTATTAGTAAAACATCAAGAGATTGGGAACAAGTTCCTGTTACAAAGCATGGGACTAGCAACACCATGTCCCTCTCACTCAGCAATGAAACACCGACATACCAATCAGTGTTTTAAAACCCAGACTGGACTGGACAGTCAGACTGGTCTGGACCAGAGCTACCACCAAAACAGCCGGGATCACTAGAAACCCAGGTTGAGTAGGTGGGCAACTTTTtcgtaagaaaaaagaaaattccacAAGTCAAGGGTCATACACGTGCTTTCTACTAATAAACCAAAATGCCCAAACCACTATGCTAAGAGTAGATTGTTTGCTAATTTCTTATAATATAAAGATTTTGTATTAAAGATATTTCCAGGCCAGAACAATTCAGTGTGGGTCTGACTGGTTGGACCAAAACACCAACACAAAAACGTTGGGGGCCTGGTCCAAGTTTTGAAACATAGGTACCAATAGCTACACAAAACAGGCAGTAACAAATCAACATGATACATCCACCAAGAAGAGAACGCGCGCGCGCACAGAGAGAGTTTTTCTAAGTGCACACACGTGCAATAAAGCTCGTGTACCACcacacacgtgccagcatggcacatcagtgggagatctaatccatccatcagattggtatgattttctacatttttttctcaaaagtaAAATCTGGTctaatcagcatgtgggccccattattgGAAACCAGTAGATGGGTTCGAAAACTTCATCCAAGCCTTTCAGGTActctgtgtgtgtgcgcgcgcgcgcgcgcaaaCTGCTGCATACATGACCAGCAGATGGacatgattcttgggctaggcAATCAAGTTAGTGGTGCCatgctgatggatggattggatctcaggtCTATCATGCCACGCTTGCACATGTGTAGCGTGtagatgagctttattgcacacatgcGTGCGATTAGCAAAACTCATATATGTATGAGAGaatgtctcaagtccaaccagttggactgtgGCTATGGTCCACCTAGTGGATAACATCAGCCTTTCATGTGCATGAGACATCCAGAcagtccaataggttggccccactatgatgatcaccttgtacaaaaatcagccatatatacttaccaagtggaccaaacctgtattttgctatttatcaatgactagagtagatagggctgattttgtGTTCTAGGTGACCCAGtaagggaaacagttgggagaggggCAAAGCTTTATTGGCGTGCGTGCATGTGTATGTAGAATACACCTTATTGCAGAAAGTGTATCCTAGAGTAGAAGGATTTACTTTATATGGTTTGCACAGCACACCCTTCAAATCTAAGAATCAATACACATTGAACATTCTCCAGCCGCTGTGGTTGTGGCTACCAACCTTTTACATTTAGAAGAGAAAAATACAGAAGTTATTTGCATAGTGAAAGGAATAAAGACCAGGGATGCCATAACCAACCTCGACCCACTGTTTATGATGTGATCCATCAGTCGAGAAATAATTCATGCTAGCCAGAATTTGCAAAAGAAGCAGCAAGACGGGCATTGCATTTATTGGTTGCTGGAGAAGTAGCTGGAGCAGACACCAACATATTATATATGTCCTTCCATTCAAGTATGCAGAATCTCTTATTCCCACCAGAAGCGACTCAACTTTGATATCAATGGGAAGAGAAGTCGAAACGGGTTCGGTATTCTTGTAAGGCATCCTATTTGAAACAGGAGTGATCCATGGTGATACTAATGCAGTTCCCATCACTGTCATGCCAACAGTAGCATATATGATCTGAGCTATTGAATTAGTGCTAACGACTGCATGATTCTCATATTCCATAATATGAAATAACACCAATGATGCTGATATCCATACACCTATCTGAACTACAAGAACAAAATTTCTCATTGATTTTACTAAGAAAAGAGCGAATGAGCCAAAGCTCACAACCAGGAACACTGAAGCTATCTGGAATGATTTAATGCCGAGAATACCAGCATCCTCGAGCCACTTCGAAATATCAGGAAGATGAGTCCAGTTCACACCACCTTGATGCCAACCTCTCAAAATCCTTCCACAAATAAGAACCACAATGACGGGACATACCTGAAAATAGGTGTCATTATTTTTACTGTTTTTGCTTGATTGACATATGGTAAAGCTCTTTTCTCCTTTATCTTCATTACATAAACTTGATGCTGGTCCTACCGGCAAGGATTGAAGTGCCACTCGCAGAAATATCAAAAACAAGGAAGATGTCAGAAAATGCCATATATATTGCTCTTCCTCTACCATAGAGCTTGCACCGAGACTAAGAACATGAATTAGAACTGCAATCAAAACAAATGCCTCATCCAAACGCCACTTGTTGGTGCAGCCATTTAAGTTGGGAAGGCATTGCATCTGTGTCAGGTAGATCTCACTACATAGCCGAAATAGAAGACTCAGCAGCATCACACATGATATAAGCATTATTGCAATTCCGGATGCAAGTAAGACGAGAGGCTTCTGCATGAGAATGGGAGTATCACTTTTCTACTTTCATTCAATTATATACGATAACATGCTATAAAAATCTACGGAATTTATTTTCAATCAATGCCTTGGATAAGGAAGATATATATTTACATCAGTGACTCTTCGTGATAACCATTCGGTGGAAGTTGTCAAAAATTCATAATATGCGGCAATAGTGGTCCGAAGGTCATCAGTACTATTAGACCTGCATAAAGAAACTCTCGTAAGCACCAGGAAAGCACCACTATTCTTTCACAGAGGAAGTTGCACATTGTAATATATTATCTAAAAGAGAAATTACATTATGCGTAAGACTTACTGAAATTTCCAGGAGCTGTGGAGAGCCACTGCTTTTGAATATAGGCAACAAAACTTTTCTGTGATACAACCATTGCATCTACTCACTGCAAGACATTTTTCATGATGAAAACCATCGCATGCAGAGTTTCCACACAATAAGCCAGGTATTTGTGCTTGCAGCAATCTTAGTAACTGCCAGGAATTCAATTCCAATGCTCGTAGCCATTGCTCATCTGTGGTTGTCAAACGGCATAACACCATGATTTAAGATAGAAAACAACACTAAAAGATATTCAGCAAATAAGAAACATCTTCCAAGTATTCAGGAAATAAGAAACATCTTCCAAGTATGCCAAACTATTTGAAATCATGCTCAACCAAAATGCTATTATTTCCTTTTTATTGATTTGACATGATTTGCTCAACAACAGAAACAATCATGCTACATTATATATTACTAAACTTCTAAACAAGATTCAACTAGAATTCTCCTAAGCTTTCCAGTGTTTCTATTGTGACATGGTGTTAGTTACTCCAAAAGCTGGAGAATTGAGCATGTTCCCAGAGTTCCTATGATTTCTGAGACTGCAAGGTAGTCCCTTTTTTTTTATGAGTAGACTGCAAGGTAGTCAGTTCATTTGAATCACAAATGGCTAGCTTTCTATTTGGTGGCTGTTCACAGACCATTGTGGACAGTGATCTCACATCCACTTCACATGAAGAATATGGTTTCTATTGTTTTATattagggaattttacaaaatagtacctAAATTAATATGGTACTTACATCCCAGTACCTTTTTTTAATTAAGATTTcattaagctacctcattaatgaAGTTATTGTCAAACAGGTACCTTCCGTTAGTTTTCTCTAACGTCTGTCAGTTTAAAGTATAATTTTTTCCTAAATTGACAGAAATGCCCACCAACGTGGAGTCTTTAACCTGGACGCCGATTGCATGTGGTGCAATGTGGACCCCAATatgatgttaaaaaaaaaaaaaaaatttaagtgaaAAATGAATATTTGTAAACAATGTGGATATCATTTGAAAATGAGTAGTTCCGATAGAATCAAATTTTTGATTGATCCGGGCACTTGGAATCCTATGGATGAAGACATGGTCTCTATAGACCCCATTGAGTTttaatccacaacgtccatccaatttgccaaatcattttagggcatgagcccaaaaataaggcagatccaaatttcaagtggaccacactgcaggaaacaatggtgatgaaCGCTTACCagtaaaagcttcttgtgggccacaaaagtttttggatcaagctgatatttgctttttcccttcatctaggtctgtatgtccttatcaataggttggatggcaaataaaacattatggtgggcattacggtgggccctaggaattttttaatggtaagcattaaaccagcactgtttcccatggtatggtccagctgagatttggatctgcataatttttgggtacatgccctaaaaggagctgggaaaatggatggacggcgataCACACtacatacataggtgggtcccatagtaaGGGTTGCACCGTGTTGGGTGTTGCCGAGGCCACAGCTAATCTGGAAAGCTTTAACCCGCGGCAAAGACGGATGCAGATTGCTTGTGCTCCTAGACTTCCTGTAGTCGTAAGTTGTGTCGAGCCCCCAAAGATTCTTGTAATAAATGCACTCCGTTCATAAGTTTTGCAAGACAACAATAGGACAGAaatttaaaaatcaggcagatccataactcaagtgggccacaccacatgtaaCAGTGAGgattggatgcccaccattgcaaactttgtgggggccacagaagttttgtatcaggatgatatttgtgcctacaatttatctgagtggtaataagcCTGTGAACAGTTTGTACTTTGGATAGACTATGAACATCATGGTTGGCTCTGGCAAGGTTTCAAACGTTGACgtttctgttcccactgtttaatgtggtgtggcccacatgagttctggaTCTACCTGATCTTTAAGCTcctatcctattgtggtcttgcaaaactgatggacggagtggatttgtgatgggcatctctgtgggccccacaccatttCTGACTACGGGAACTTCCCTAATCGGGAGCATAAGCAATCCACATCCAGCAAAGACACCAAAGCAGTGCCTTTAACCTGGATTGTATATGATGCTCCgcgggccccaacatgatgtatatacttaatccacgccgtctatccattttgccagatcattttaggacatgagcccaaaaatgacacatccaaatctcaggtggaccacaccgcaagaaacagtggtgatgaatGCCCAGCTaaacttcttatgggctacaaaagttttggatcaagctaatatttttttccccttcgcccaggtctatgtgacctaaccaacaggttggatggaaaataaacattgtggtgggcattagggtgggccctaggaagttttttatggtggtcattcaatcaccattgtttcctatagcatggtccatttgagatttggatctacctcatttttgggctcatgccctaaaatgaacgggaaaattagatggacggcgtggatacatcatggtgggtcccacaaagcaccaactagCAAGCAGTAGCCACATCCCTACTACTATGCAATTGGCATCCAgagatttgtttttctttttttaagattttttttatataataatacatcattaatatctttcaaaaaaaaaataataataataataataatacatcatTAATGATATTTACATCTAGGTACCTAATTAATTCTTATTAAGCAACCTCATTAATTGggggcattttcatcattttaggaAAACTCATTCTTTAAACTGACGGACTAATGTAGGACGTggcatagatacattcctagcatggctgGACCAAAAGAAAGCCAAATGGAAGCGGAACTAGTCTGTCAAATCCAGGCCCAGTCCTACGTAAGGCATGATGTAAATGGGCCCCAGGTACGTCCGAATAGGGAGAAATTTCCGTTTGAAGTGTGAACAGTAAATCggacataacttttgatctgggtatcgttgCGGGACGcacgacctatcaatctttattgtaacgggccatccgaggtcaACTTTGTGGGTCGTGTACATCCGTTTTGCGAGAAAATGCACACTTCCAGTTTAAAAACAGGATTTTTAGggaaaatttttactatttttagtcatTTCGATTTTTGTCGTATTTCCTCATTGTTAGAGTTTTAGGattcctttcttttttagaaattacgtAATCATGCTACGACTTCTATAGTAAAGTTTATCTggactttctatttttggcaaattaggCACTAGATGAGATTTACTATTGTTGGTAACTTCTATTaaggttagaattttactatttttggtaattatgaattagggttttttttttttctttattagtagtgtaattgagaaatcatacacattagacattattcaataaaatatccgagttctctcttttttcttgtggattcaagaaactaccttgtggattcaaggcctTCACtaattgaggaagacggtgatctttCTCTTCAATTTTTCACACTCTTCCCTGTTTCACGGACGTTGGAGAAAACTAACGGAAGGTACCCATTTGACAaaacttgattaatgaggtagcttaatgAAAACTTAATTAAAAAAGGTACCGGGatgtaaatatcatattaatgatGTAACATTTCGTAAAATtccctttatattattattttcctcTTTGGTCCTTAAGGGTGATGTGTTAGAATAACATTTAAGTTAACAGGCTTTGGTTTATGTAATTACTTAAGGGGGTATTTTTGTACTTTCACATATATTAAGAAATCCTTAATGATAAGGGGGATACTAGGGGTGGGGCATCACCACCTCTTTAagccttctctcttttttcttactTCTCCTCATATTCTCTTTCCTCCTCATCACTCAAGGAACATGATATCAAAAAGGTAAAAGATTTGTTATCTTGTTTCTTCCCCCTTCTTTCACTTTCTttctcttccctctctctttccatcTCTACAACGTGAAACCCTAAATTGTTTGGGGGCTAATCTACACAAATCGCTTTCATTCGTTATTCAACACCATATAGTGGGTCATGTAGTTGTGCCACGTGattgtgtttgaggcccacttccACATGCAACCAATCATGACGGTTCAAAGTGAGCCATTGTGCATCTATGGCCACATTTGAAAATCAAGTGAGGGTGTAGAGATCATGAATAAACGAGAAGGATTTTTCGTATTCATCATCGCTCGGTCCATAAGTGTGTGGTGGCGATCATTGATCTATGGTCTCTTAAAGCAATGTTGGGTGAGTTTAAGGCCAAGTTCTTCCCTATTTGTTTAATCTCCTCTTCCTTAAATATGGACGTCAAGAATCATGCTAAGAGCAATCTTTTGTCTTCATCTGAGTTGATAAATCTTCCAATTACATTGACCAAACTTAACGTTGCAAATTATTTACACCAATCAACATTAGTTGAAGTGTTTCttacaagaagaagaaaattgaagTATTTGACATCTCCTAATCCTAATGAAAGATCAACAAATTATGAAGATTGGGTGGCAAAAGATGCTCAAATCAGAGCCCTGTTATGAAATAACATGGAACTACTTATTAA
This window encodes:
- the LOC131242426 gene encoding GPI ethanolamine phosphate transferase 2 isoform X1; translated protein: MSSLTCARLATWTIAAVLLQVLGLSLFALGFFPVKPTLSGVSGPESYQMPTCDSTLEDGNKTALPPDHLRSLYKEMSGIPPSFDRLILMVVDGLPAEFVLGKGDQPPSKAMMEAMPYTQSLLSNGRAVGYHAKAAPPTVTMPRLKAMVSGAIGGFLDVAFNFNTQAFLDDNLLGQFCKIGWKMVMLGDETWIKLFPGLFMRQDGVSSFYVKDTVEVDHNVSRHLEVELVTADWNLLILHYLGLDHVGHIGGRYSTLMAPKLKEMDEVIKKIHMSTILHQNNLDKRTLLMIVSDHGMTDNGNHGGSSYEETDSLALFIGLQFKVPDSALATHNNALQVDIAPTLALLFGVPIPKNNVGVLIARVLDSLTDEQWLRALELNSWQLLRLLQAQIPGLLCGNSACDGFHHEKCLAVSRCNGCITEKFCCLYSKAVALHSSWKFQSNSTDDLRTTIAAYYEFLTTSTEWLSRRVTDKPLVLLASGIAIMLISCVMLLSLLFRLCSEIYLTQMQCLPNLNGCTNKWRLDEAFVLIAVLIHVLSLGASSMVEEEQYIWHFLTSSLFLIFLRVALQSLPVGPASSLCNEDKGEKSFTICQSSKNSKNNDTYFQVCPVIVVLICGRILRGWHQGGVNWTHLPDISKWLEDAGILGIKSFQIASVFLVVSFGSFALFLVKSMRNFVLVVQIGVWISASLVLFHIMEYENHAVVSTNSIAQIIYATVGMTVMGTALVSPWITPVSNRMPYKNTEPVSTSLPIDIKVESLLVGIRDSAYLNGRTYIICWCLLQLLLQQPINAMPVLLLLLQILASMNYFSTDGSHHKQWVEVAAMYFLGMAGHFGLGNSNTLATVDVAGAFIGISSRSTVLAGVLVFMITYASPLLFLLAMTMYIPMTEMKYLRASRNEDLGCHLRMMVGIPCLLPLGLNSVVLTAFTIILLLMRNHLFVWSVFSPKYLYVCTATVSIYVGVSIIAATGVYTRSIFFFRTKMFSLMEGTT
- the LOC131242426 gene encoding GPI ethanolamine phosphate transferase 2 isoform X3, with the protein product MMEAMPYTQSLLSNGRAVGYHAKAAPPTVTMPRLKAMVSGAIGGFLDVAFNFNTQAFLDDNLLGQFCKIGWKMVMLGDETWIKLFPGLFMRQDGVSSFYVKDTVEVDHNVSRHLEVELVTADWNLLILHYLGLDHVGHIGGRYSTLMAPKLKEMDEVIKKIHMSTILHQNNLDKRTLLMIVSDHGMTDNGNHGGSSYEETDSLALFIGLQFKVPDSALATHNNALQVDIAPTLALLFGVPIPKNNVGVLIARVLDSLTDEQWLRALELNSWQLLRLLQAQIPGLLCGNSACDGFHHEKCLAVSRCNGCITEKFCCLYSKAVALHSSWKFQSNSTDDLRTTIAAYYEFLTTSTEWLSRRVTDKPLVLLASGIAIMLISCVMLLSLLFRLCSEIYLTQMQCLPNLNGCTNKWRLDEAFVLIAVLIHVLSLGASSMVEEEQYIWHFLTSSLFLIFLRVALQSLPVGPASSLCNEDKGEKSFTICQSSKNSKNNDTYFQVCPVIVVLICGRILRGWHQGGVNWTHLPDISKWLEDAGILGIKSFQIASVFLVVSFGSFALFLVKSMRNFVLVVQIGVWISASLVLFHIMEYENHAVVSTNSIAQIIYATVGMTVMGTALVSPWITPVSNRMPYKNTEPVSTSLPIDIKVESLLVGIRDSAYLNGRTYIICWCLLQLLLQQPINAMPVLLLLLQILASMNYFSTDGSHHKQWVEVAAMYFLGMAGHFGLGNSNTLATVDVAGAFIGISSRSTVLAGVLVFMITYASPLLFLLAMTMYIPMTEMKYLRASRNEDLGCHLRMMVGIPCLLPLGLNSVVLTAFTIILLLMRNHLFVWSVFSPKYLYVCTATVSIYVGVSIIAATGVYTRSIFFFRTKMFSLMEGTT
- the LOC131242426 gene encoding GPI ethanolamine phosphate transferase 2 isoform X2, which translates into the protein MSSLTCARLATWTIAAVLLQVLGLSLFALGFFPVKPTLSGVSGPESYQMPTCDSTLEDGNKTALPPDHLRSLYKEMSGIPPSFDRLILMVVDGLPAEFVLGKGDQPPSKAMMEAMPYTQSLLSNGRAVGYHAKAAPPTVTMPRLKAMVSGAIGGFLDVAFNFNTQAFLDDNLLGQFCKIGWKMVMLGDETWIKLFPGLFMRQDGVSSFYVKDTVEVDHNVSRHLEVELVTADWNLLILHYLGLDHVGHIGGRYSTLMAPKLKEMDEVIKKIHMSTILHQNNLDKRTLLMIVSDHGMTDNGNHGGSSYEETDSLALFIGLQFKVPDSALATHNNALQVDIAPTLALLFGVPIPKNNVGVLIARVLDSLTDEQWLRALELNSWQLLRLLQAQIPGLLCGNSACDGFHHEKCLAVSRCNGCITEKFCCLYSKAVALHSSWKFQSNSTDDLRTTIAAYYEFLTTSTEWLSRRVTDKPLVLLASGIAIMLISCVMLLSLLFRLCSEIYLTQMQCLPNLNGCTNKWRLDEAFVLIAVLIHVLSLGASSMVEEEQYIWHFLTSSLFLIFLRVALQSLPVGPASSLCNEDKGEKSFTICQSSKNSKNNDTYFQVCPVIVVLICGRILRGWHQGGVNWTHLPDISKWLEDAGILGIKSFQIASVFLVVSFGSFALFLVKSMRNFVLVVQIGVWISASLVLFHIMEYENHAVVSTNSIAQIIYATVGMTVMGTALVSPWITPVSNRMPYKNTEPVSTSLPIDIKVESLLVGIRDSAYLNGRTYIICWCLLQLLLQQPINAMPVLLLLLQILASMNYFSTDGSHHKQWVEGISSRSTVLAGVLVFMITYASPLLFLLAMTMYIPMTEMKYLRASRNEDLGCHLRMMVGIPCLLPLGLNSVVLTAFTIILLLMRNHLFVWSVFSPKYLYVCTATVSIYVGVSIIAATGVYTRSIFFFRTKMFSLMEGTT